One part of the Musa acuminata AAA Group cultivar baxijiao chromosome BXJ1-5, Cavendish_Baxijiao_AAA, whole genome shotgun sequence genome encodes these proteins:
- the LOC135675126 gene encoding ethylene-responsive transcription factor ERF011-like, which yields MEGQYCFTSTNDKPRKPSPPAAGKRAAAAVGSAGGGGKDRPYRGVRMRKWGKWVAEVREPNKRSRIWLGSYSTAVAAARAYDTAVYYLRGRSARLNFPDEILSDDPVVGGAPMSAALIRKKATEVGARVDALWMGLMSPTPPQQRQQRPHREHHQHRLQFQQQQQQPTRAAKNPDLNQQPSPESSDVD from the coding sequence ATGGAGGGGCAGTACTGCTTCACCTCCACCAACGACAAACCAAGAAAGCCGTCGCCGCCAGCGGCCGGGAAAAGGGCGGCAGCGGCAGTCGGGAGCGCAGGCGGTGGCGGTAAGGATAGGCCGTACAGAGGAGTCAGGATGCGAAAGTGGGGGAAGTGGGTAGCTGAGGTACGGGAGCCCAACAAGCGATCGCGGATTTGGCTGGGGTCCTACTCCACCGCGGTGGCCGCCGCCAGGGCCTACGACACCGCCGTCTATTACCTCAGGGGCCGTTCCGCCAGACTCAACTTCCCCGACGAGATCCTCTCTGATGACCCGGTGGTCGGAGGCGCCCCCATGTCGGCCGCGTTGATTCGGAAGAAGGCCACCGAGGTGGGCGCAAGAGTGGACGCACTCTGGATGGGTCTCATGTCACCAACGCCGCCGCAGCAGCGACAGCAACGACCACATAGGGAACACCATCAACACCGGCTTCagtttcagcagcagcagcagcagccaactCGGGCGGCTAAAAACCCTGATCTCAATCAGCAGCCGAGCCCCGAGAGCTCTGATGTGGACTAG